The following proteins are co-located in the Triticum aestivum cultivar Chinese Spring chromosome 1A, IWGSC CS RefSeq v2.1, whole genome shotgun sequence genome:
- the LOC123067642 gene encoding uncharacterized protein isoform X2, with the protein MSLYSVDGTSRFQELLHDVRNGMHYLPDTLVYLLIPGLFSNHSPLYFLNTKRFFSRMGLTCHIAKIHSEASVEKNARELKLYIEELYWGSGKQVLLLGHSKGGVDVAAALSLYWSELKGKVAGLALVQSPYGGTPVASDILREGQIADRETRRIMELIVCKLIKGDMRALEDLTYDKRKDFISRHRLPVDELPIISFHTEASTAPTVLATLTRIAQAELLPLLAVAPLPRFLSEYAESLLASLKLPVVMPVSAAMAVTALHLRLRYGESSDGLVTRCDAEVPGSVVVRPERRLDHAWLVFSTRSRRRAEADATQVCEALLAMLVEIGGKRRRCLIEEIVT; encoded by the exons ATGTCGCTTTATTCAGTTGATGGCACATCTCGCTTTCAGGAGCTTTTGCATGATGTCAG AAATGGCATGCATTACCTGCCTGATACACTGGTTTACTTGCTCATCCCTG GCCTTTTTAGCAACCACAGTCCACTTTACTTTCTCAACACTAAAAGATTCTTTTCAAGGATGGGGCTTACTTGCCATATTGCAAAGATTCATAGTGAG GCATCAGTGGAGAAAAATGCACGGGAACTGAAACTATACATCGAGGAGCTCTACTGGGGATCTGGCAAACAGGTTTTGCTCCTCGGACATAGCAAGGGCGGAGTCGATGTGGCTGCCGCACTCTCGTTGTACTGGTCCGAGCTCAAGGGCAAGGTTGCCGGTCTGGCACTGGTTCAGAGCCCGTATGGAGGCACCCCAGTGGCTTCCGACATCCTTCGAGAAGGCCAGATCGCTGACAGGGAGACGAGGAGGATCATGGAACTGATAGTGTGCAAACTTATCAAG GGCGACATGAGAGCTCTGGAGGATCTTACGTACGACAAGAGAAAGGACTTCATTTCCAGGCACAGGCTCCCGGTGGACGAGCTGCCGATCATCTCCTTCCACACGGAGGCCAGCACTGCCCCGACGGTGCTCGCGACGCTGACCCGCATCGCCCAGGCCGAGCTCCTCCCGCTGCTCGCGGTGGCACCCCTGCCACGCTTCCTGTCCGAGTATGCAGAGTCATTGCTCGCTTCTCTGAAGCTGCCCGTGGTGATGCCGGTGTCGGCCGCGATGGCGGTCACCGCGCTCCACCTGCGGCTGCGGTACGGGGAGAGCAGCGACGGCCTAGTGACGCGGTGCGACGCTGAGGTGCCGGGGTCCGTGGTGGTGCGGCCCGAGCGGAGGCTGGACCACGCGTGGCTGGTGTTCTCGACACGGAGCAGGCGCCGGGCCGAGGCCGACGCCACCCAGGTGTGCGAGGCCCTGCTGGCCATGCTCGTCGAGATCGGCGGCAAGAGACGCCGCTGCCTCATCGAGGAGATCGTTACTTGA
- the LOC123067642 gene encoding uncharacterized protein isoform X1 has translation MEDYFERILNLAWQLRQHLTQFIENVFGCIDWIPQRHEVQFSAYYGGSLPDTGRYVHGQSSALSISNTTEELSISSTTEEQAAHRISEITIFRNGVSEICQRSYASWSSYILRGYRLGERLALHLRGLCSLFVNEINTKLTRSLHRFWTTLQGSSEDIGWLQRTQMSLYSVDGTSRFQELLHDVRNGMHYLPDTLVYLLIPGLFSNHSPLYFLNTKRFFSRMGLTCHIAKIHSEASVEKNARELKLYIEELYWGSGKQVLLLGHSKGGVDVAAALSLYWSELKGKVAGLALVQSPYGGTPVASDILREGQIADRETRRIMELIVCKLIKGDMRALEDLTYDKRKDFISRHRLPVDELPIISFHTEASTAPTVLATLTRIAQAELLPLLAVAPLPRFLSEYAESLLASLKLPVVMPVSAAMAVTALHLRLRYGESSDGLVTRCDAEVPGSVVVRPERRLDHAWLVFSTRSRRRAEADATQVCEALLAMLVEIGGKRRRCLIEEIVT, from the exons ATGGAGGACTATTTTGAGCGCATCCTAAACCTTGCTTGGCAGTTACGACAACACTTGACACAATTCATAG AAAATGTGTTTGGGTGCATTGATTGGATTCCTCAACGGCATGAAGTCCAATTCTCTGCTTACTATGGAGGATCATTGCCTGACACTGGAAGATATGTTCATGGACAGAGTTCTGCGTTGTCCATTAGCAATACCACAGAAGAGTTATCCATTAGTAGTACTACAGAAGAACAGGCTGCACATAGGATATCTGAGATCACAATTTTCAGAAATGGCGTATCCGAAATTTGTCAAAG ATCATATGCTAGCTGGTCATCCTATATTTTGCGTGGCTATAGATTGGGGGAAAGATTGGCACTCCATTTGCGAGGGCTGTGCAGTCTCTTTGTAAATGAGATTAATACCAAACTAACCAG GTCCTTGCACCGTTTCTGGACAACATTACAAGGCTCTTCTGAAGATATAGGGTGGTTGCAAAGAACTCAAATGTCGCTTTATTCAGTTGATGGCACATCTCGCTTTCAGGAGCTTTTGCATGATGTCAG AAATGGCATGCATTACCTGCCTGATACACTGGTTTACTTGCTCATCCCTG GCCTTTTTAGCAACCACAGTCCACTTTACTTTCTCAACACTAAAAGATTCTTTTCAAGGATGGGGCTTACTTGCCATATTGCAAAGATTCATAGTGAG GCATCAGTGGAGAAAAATGCACGGGAACTGAAACTATACATCGAGGAGCTCTACTGGGGATCTGGCAAACAGGTTTTGCTCCTCGGACATAGCAAGGGCGGAGTCGATGTGGCTGCCGCACTCTCGTTGTACTGGTCCGAGCTCAAGGGCAAGGTTGCCGGTCTGGCACTGGTTCAGAGCCCGTATGGAGGCACCCCAGTGGCTTCCGACATCCTTCGAGAAGGCCAGATCGCTGACAGGGAGACGAGGAGGATCATGGAACTGATAGTGTGCAAACTTATCAAG GGCGACATGAGAGCTCTGGAGGATCTTACGTACGACAAGAGAAAGGACTTCATTTCCAGGCACAGGCTCCCGGTGGACGAGCTGCCGATCATCTCCTTCCACACGGAGGCCAGCACTGCCCCGACGGTGCTCGCGACGCTGACCCGCATCGCCCAGGCCGAGCTCCTCCCGCTGCTCGCGGTGGCACCCCTGCCACGCTTCCTGTCCGAGTATGCAGAGTCATTGCTCGCTTCTCTGAAGCTGCCCGTGGTGATGCCGGTGTCGGCCGCGATGGCGGTCACCGCGCTCCACCTGCGGCTGCGGTACGGGGAGAGCAGCGACGGCCTAGTGACGCGGTGCGACGCTGAGGTGCCGGGGTCCGTGGTGGTGCGGCCCGAGCGGAGGCTGGACCACGCGTGGCTGGTGTTCTCGACACGGAGCAGGCGCCGGGCCGAGGCCGACGCCACCCAGGTGTGCGAGGCCCTGCTGGCCATGCTCGTCGAGATCGGCGGCAAGAGACGCCGCTGCCTCATCGAGGAGATCGTTACTTGA
- the LOC123067631 gene encoding histone H2B.2-like, which yields MAPKADKKPAAESKVEKAAEKAPAGKKPKAEKRLPAGKTASKEAGGEGKTRGRKKGSKAKKGVETYKIYIFKVLKQVHPDIGISSKAMSIMNSFINDIFEKLAGESAKLARYNKKPTITSREIQTSVRLVLPGELAKHAVSEGTKAVTKFTSS from the coding sequence atggCCCCCAAGGCGGACAAGAAGCCGGCCGCCGAGAGCAAGGTCGAGAAGGCGGCGGAGAAGGCCCCGGCGGGCAAGAAGCCCAAGGCCGAGAAGCGGCTGCCGGCGGGCAAGACGGCGTCcaaggaggccggcggcgaggggaAAACCCGGGGCAGGAAGAAGGGCAGCAAGGCCAAGAAGGGCGTGGAGACGTACAAGATCTACATCTtcaaggtgctgaagcaggtgcacCCCGACATCGGCATCTCCTCCAAGGCCATGTCcatcatgaactccttcatcaacgaCATCTTCGAGAAGCTCGCCGGGGAGTCGGCCAAGCTCGCGAGGTACAACAAGAAGCCCACCATCACGTCCAGGGAGATCCAGACCTCCGTCCGCCTCGTCCTCCCCGGCGAGCTCGCCAAGCACGCCGTCTCCGAGGGCACCAAGGCCgtcaccaagttcacctcctcctAG